A genomic stretch from Colwellia sp. Arc7-635 includes:
- a CDS encoding response regulator has protein sequence MPSSKGKPITILMADDDEDDRILTQDALEESRVRNTLYCVEDGVELLEYLRREGKYADPATSPRPGLILLDLNMPRKDGREALKEIKADPELRNIPVVILTTSGQEEDKIKGYNLGAASFITKPVNFEGLVELMKALGKYWIEFVELPNE, from the coding sequence ATGCCTAGCAGTAAAGGTAAGCCTATCACTATTTTGATGGCTGATGACGACGAAGATGACCGCATACTCACCCAAGACGCATTAGAAGAAAGTAGAGTACGTAACACGCTATATTGCGTAGAAGACGGCGTTGAATTACTTGAATATCTCAGAAGAGAGGGCAAGTATGCAGACCCCGCAACATCGCCGAGACCTGGGTTGATTTTGCTTGATCTCAATATGCCGAGAAAAGACGGTAGAGAAGCGCTGAAAGAAATTAAAGCCGACCCCGAATTGAGAAATATTCCGGTGGTTATACTCACCACATCAGGACAAGAAGAAGATAAAATTAAGGGTTACAACCTAGGTGCAGCCTCTTTTATTACTAAACCCGTTAATTTTGAAGGCTTAGTTGAACTGATGAAAGCACTAGGAAAATATTGGATTGAGTTTGTCGAATTACCTAACGAATAA
- a CDS encoding response regulator — protein sequence MADKIARVLLVEDDEDDYILTCDYLNQLDSHTFEIDWVTNPTTALEQLNLGKHDICLLDYQLGAYNGLTVLEKAAKNGCTVPIIMLTGQSDDTLDQLALAAGAVDYLAKGEITTSRFARAIRYALARQEIEKERIERINAETQNQSKDRFLAHLSHELRTPLTSILGYTEILLNSNKAPNATSELNIILNNGQHLLGLLNNVLDLSKIAVGKLEYNFSTIKLDSFIADIFSLMKVHAAEKALELVISAPEPLPKTITSDPVRLRQVLINLIHNGIKFTKQGQVELRLTTDMLEGQEQLRFTISDTGQGIPDNMLATIFKPFEQVEDAVSRKEQGAGLGLSICAELIKQMGGTINVKSVLNQGSDFIFSIDPGDITTQERVMLAIEQEQSTNEPLALPPLQGHVLVVDDMADIRQLIGQICQSFGLTISYAANGLQALEQVKLASVQGTSFDLVLMDIHMPELDGKRTIKALKALAFNKPIIAITAATMKGVKQELITLGFNHIIAKPIDKTKLYSALNNYLALKEQHANNESTNSMPSAGQSLSKETKPCVLVVEDDEDAADITVLLLESLGVTAVKATTAKKCQDLLNSEHHWTMILLDLHLPDANGLDLARTIKQSHPEIALVLVSGATVSEQDLKQAGIDKAILKPVNLAILKNLL from the coding sequence ATGGCTGATAAAATTGCTCGCGTATTACTTGTTGAAGATGACGAGGATGACTACATCCTGACCTGTGATTATCTTAACCAATTAGACTCGCACACATTCGAAATTGATTGGGTAACAAACCCAACAACCGCGCTTGAGCAACTCAACTTAGGTAAGCATGATATCTGCCTGCTCGATTATCAACTGGGCGCTTATAATGGCTTAACGGTACTAGAGAAAGCAGCAAAAAACGGCTGTACTGTTCCTATTATCATGCTGACGGGGCAATCGGACGACACCCTTGATCAATTGGCACTTGCTGCGGGTGCTGTTGACTATTTAGCTAAAGGTGAAATAACCACTTCTCGATTCGCTCGCGCGATCAGGTATGCCTTAGCGCGACAAGAAATTGAAAAAGAGCGCATCGAACGTATTAACGCCGAAACCCAAAACCAGTCAAAAGATCGATTTTTAGCACATTTAAGCCACGAACTACGAACACCATTAACGTCGATTCTTGGTTATACCGAAATATTACTCAACAGTAATAAAGCGCCTAATGCCACATCTGAACTCAATATCATTTTAAATAACGGTCAACATTTATTAGGCTTATTGAACAATGTGCTCGATCTATCAAAAATTGCGGTTGGTAAACTAGAATACAATTTTTCAACCATAAAATTAGACAGCTTCATTGCGGATATTTTCAGTTTAATGAAAGTACACGCGGCAGAAAAAGCACTTGAGTTAGTAATAAGTGCACCAGAGCCGCTGCCAAAAACCATTACCTCAGATCCGGTACGACTGCGGCAAGTGCTGATTAATTTAATCCATAACGGCATTAAATTTACCAAGCAAGGTCAGGTCGAATTAAGGTTGACGACAGATATGCTTGAGGGCCAAGAACAACTCCGCTTTACCATATCAGATACCGGCCAAGGTATTCCCGATAACATGCTAGCGACTATATTTAAGCCTTTTGAGCAGGTTGAGGATGCGGTATCAAGAAAAGAGCAAGGGGCGGGTTTAGGGCTGTCAATTTGCGCTGAATTAATTAAGCAAATGGGCGGTACCATCAACGTCAAGTCAGTATTAAATCAAGGTAGCGACTTTATTTTTAGCATTGATCCTGGCGATATTACAACGCAAGAGCGCGTCATGTTAGCCATTGAGCAAGAACAAAGTACAAATGAACCATTAGCATTACCGCCATTACAAGGCCACGTATTAGTCGTTGACGATATGGCTGATATTCGACAATTAATAGGCCAAATTTGCCAATCATTTGGCCTTACTATTAGCTATGCCGCTAATGGCTTGCAAGCACTTGAACAAGTTAAGCTTGCTAGTGTTCAAGGAACCTCTTTTGATCTAGTGCTGATGGATATTCATATGCCAGAACTCGATGGTAAACGAACAATTAAAGCCCTCAAAGCCTTGGCATTTAACAAACCTATTATTGCCATTACTGCCGCAACAATGAAGGGTGTGAAGCAAGAGTTAATTACCCTTGGCTTTAATCACATCATTGCTAAACCCATTGATAAAACAAAATTATATTCTGCCTTGAATAACTACCTAGCTTTAAAAGAGCAGCACGCCAACAATGAGAGTACAAACTCAATGCCCAGCGCTGGACAAAGTCTGAGCAAAGAAACAAAGCCATGCGTCCTTGTAGTTGAAGATGACGAAGATGCTGCTGATATTACGGTATTACTGCTCGAATCACTGGGTGTTACCGCCGTAAAAGCTACCACAGCAAAAAAATGCCAAGACTTACTCAACAGTGAACACCACTGGACCATGATATTATTGGACCTACACCTACCCGATGCTAATGGCTTAGATTTAGCACGTACCATTAAACAATCTCATCCTGAAATAGCCTTAGTATTGGTTAGTGGCGCAACGGTCTCAGAGCAAGATTTAAAGCAGGCTGGCATTGATAAAGCGATATTAAAACCGGTCAATTTGGCCATTCTTAAAAACTTACTCTAA
- a CDS encoding hemerythrin domain-containing protein, whose protein sequence is MDIFSALRSDHEKQRLLMKVLVETTGDSASRRDFFQDLKHQLNQHAIAEERHFYAPLIKLDNTIELARHAIAEHHEIDEFIAQLEQTEFSSPVWLKTMKALQDKVLHHLAEEEKEFFQQAGKNLNATQKEQLATQYNAEMAN, encoded by the coding sequence ATGGATATTTTTTCCGCTTTACGCAGTGATCACGAAAAACAACGATTATTAATGAAAGTATTAGTTGAAACGACTGGAGACTCTGCCAGCCGCCGTGACTTTTTCCAAGATTTAAAACACCAACTCAATCAGCATGCGATTGCAGAAGAACGTCACTTTTATGCGCCGCTGATTAAACTTGATAATACGATTGAACTGGCCAGACATGCGATTGCAGAACATCACGAAATCGACGAATTTATTGCCCAATTAGAGCAAACCGAATTTAGCTCTCCTGTGTGGCTAAAAACCATGAAAGCTTTACAAGATAAAGTGCTACATCACTTAGCTGAAGAAGAAAAAGAATTTTTTCAGCAAGCGGGTAAAAACTTAAATGCCACACAAAAAGAGCAACTCGCTACTCAGTACAATGCTGAAATGGCTAATTAA
- a CDS encoding phospholipase A: MTNIVQLLPKKLNRNIFANYRKKLLIAASAFFVSYSINAQQSNEPAPESILDERSESVDQAVSNPFALSQHRLNYILPFTYVSNPNTLSASGLNTENVDHLEAKYQISVKLPIYQEAQSTSGLYLGFTAVSYWQVYNSEASKPFRETNYEPELFYAWRNELSFAGFKFNQIRLGFSHQSNGQSGLRSRSWNRLFASAMFSDDESFYHIKAWYRIKEDEKENPFDAAGDDNPDITTFMGHTEFGYGTKLGEFNIMALVRNNLKTSENKGSVELNLSYPISERYDFLMQYFNGYGDSLVDYNRHQQRIGFGIQLKFI; the protein is encoded by the coding sequence ATGACAAATATAGTGCAATTATTGCCCAAGAAGCTGAATAGAAACATTTTTGCCAATTATCGAAAAAAGCTACTTATCGCTGCCAGTGCTTTTTTCGTTAGTTACAGCATTAACGCACAGCAAAGTAATGAGCCGGCGCCAGAGTCAATACTAGATGAACGTTCAGAATCTGTAGACCAAGCCGTTTCTAACCCATTTGCTTTATCGCAGCATAGATTAAATTACATATTGCCTTTCACTTATGTCAGTAATCCAAATACGCTAAGTGCCAGTGGCTTAAATACTGAAAACGTTGACCACCTTGAAGCTAAATATCAAATTAGCGTTAAGTTACCGATATACCAAGAAGCCCAAAGCACTTCAGGCTTGTACTTAGGCTTTACCGCGGTTTCTTATTGGCAGGTTTATAACAGTGAAGCTTCAAAACCGTTCAGAGAAACTAATTATGAGCCGGAGCTATTTTACGCTTGGAGAAATGAACTTTCATTTGCTGGCTTCAAGTTTAACCAAATTCGCCTAGGATTCAGCCATCAGTCAAATGGCCAAAGTGGCTTACGTTCTCGTAGTTGGAATCGACTATTTGCTTCCGCAATGTTTAGTGATGATGAATCGTTTTACCATATCAAAGCATGGTACCGCATTAAAGAAGACGAAAAAGAAAACCCTTTTGATGCTGCTGGCGACGACAACCCCGATATCACCACCTTTATGGGCCATACCGAGTTTGGTTACGGTACTAAGTTAGGCGAGTTCAATATCATGGCATTGGTTAGAAACAACCTTAAAACTAGCGAAAACAAAGGTAGTGTAGAACTGAACTTGTCTTACCCGATCAGTGAAAGATACGACTTTTTGATGCAATATTTTAATGGTTACGGCGACTCACTAGTGGATTATAACCGTCACCAACAGCGTATCGGCTTCGGTATTCAACTAAAGTTTATTTAA
- a CDS encoding diacylglycerol kinase family protein, translating to MFIVKYYLAGAALSFALLFFSTALLLKLIFAWVGLSLSIVSLAYIFDIPAIFRKKTNGSIPLYIRWVFIPFLLGSRSYNFWARKNDKVPAIQKIDEQLFLACRLFPSDIESLKAKGVTAILDVTAEFDGLDWTLENEVLDYFNLPVLDHKSPKPKELLKAIHWLENHISKSNAVVIHCALGRGRSVLVMAAYLLSKNQSWSVEQALAKIQGIRATANLNKVQLKALKRFHQEGLFKQQTPLWIIANPVSGGGKWPANKAEVIERLSPYFLLHILETTEQNSAATLTQQAISDGAKTIIACGGDGTLTEVAGELVNTNISMGILPMGTANALAHVLLGFSTKLIPVSVACDVIIGGQVKKIDSAKCNETLMLLLVGLGFEHKMIASANREEKDVGGQFAYLQALWQAVSTNKVLTLQVHIDDSPPQTIETASLVIANAAPFTTILAQGGGEPDINDGLLDITWIPRQQDMTNNVLSLAELALSGLSEQVNPLQSEHISAKKVAITADHEIEYVIDGEVFHADDLRIEVLPKSLSILVN from the coding sequence ATGTTCATTGTAAAATATTACCTTGCTGGGGCAGCCCTTTCATTCGCCTTACTGTTTTTCAGTACCGCATTATTGCTTAAGCTTATTTTTGCCTGGGTGGGTTTATCACTATCAATCGTTAGTTTAGCGTATATTTTTGATATTCCGGCTATCTTCAGAAAGAAAACCAACGGTAGCATTCCTTTGTATATCCGCTGGGTTTTCATCCCGTTCTTACTCGGTTCACGGTCATATAATTTTTGGGCTAGAAAAAACGATAAGGTACCCGCTATTCAAAAAATTGATGAGCAATTGTTTTTAGCTTGTCGACTTTTCCCTTCTGATATCGAGTCGTTAAAAGCCAAGGGCGTTACGGCGATATTAGACGTAACAGCTGAATTTGATGGCCTAGATTGGACCTTAGAAAATGAGGTTTTAGATTACTTTAACTTACCCGTGTTAGATCACAAAAGTCCAAAACCTAAAGAGCTGCTTAAAGCCATTCATTGGTTAGAAAATCATATTTCAAAATCGAATGCGGTGGTTATTCATTGCGCTTTAGGCCGTGGCAGATCGGTACTGGTTATGGCGGCTTACTTATTAAGTAAAAATCAATCATGGTCAGTAGAGCAAGCGTTAGCGAAAATTCAAGGTATACGGGCCACAGCAAACTTAAACAAAGTGCAATTAAAAGCCTTAAAACGTTTCCATCAAGAAGGGCTGTTTAAACAGCAAACACCATTATGGATAATTGCTAACCCAGTGTCTGGTGGCGGTAAATGGCCAGCAAATAAAGCGGAAGTTATTGAGCGTTTATCGCCTTATTTTTTGCTGCATATTCTAGAAACTACTGAACAGAATTCAGCAGCCACATTAACACAACAAGCCATTAGCGACGGTGCAAAAACCATTATCGCCTGTGGTGGTGACGGCACGTTAACCGAAGTCGCTGGTGAGTTAGTTAACACTAATATCTCTATGGGAATATTGCCGATGGGTACAGCCAATGCGCTTGCTCATGTATTGTTAGGGTTTAGCACAAAGTTAATCCCCGTGAGTGTCGCGTGTGATGTCATTATTGGCGGACAAGTGAAAAAAATTGATAGCGCAAAATGTAACGAAACACTGATGTTGTTATTAGTCGGTTTGGGGTTTGAACATAAGATGATCGCCAGCGCGAATCGCGAAGAAAAAGATGTCGGCGGCCAATTTGCCTACCTGCAAGCCTTATGGCAAGCCGTTAGCACCAATAAAGTATTAACACTGCAAGTTCACATTGATGACTCGCCACCACAAACAATCGAAACAGCGAGTTTAGTTATTGCCAATGCTGCGCCATTTACCACCATATTGGCGCAAGGCGGCGGTGAACCCGATATTAATGACGGCTTACTCGACATCACCTGGATACCCCGTCAGCAAGACATGACAAATAACGTATTAAGCTTAGCAGAATTAGCGCTTTCGGGCTTATCTGAACAAGTTAATCCTTTGCAGAGTGAACATATAAGCGCAAAGAAAGTGGCGATAACGGCCGATCATGAAATTGAATATGTTATTGACGGAGAGGTATTTCATGCCGACGATTTACGCATTGAGGTTTTACCGAAGTCATTAAGCATTCTCGTCAACTAA
- a CDS encoding mechanosensitive ion channel family protein gives MELIELEKFWQLINEKLQLWLETGVKHVPNIIVAVLIAIIFAIIARIVGKVTRNVLRKALDSRQIADLLSSIIKVCVLLTGMFVALDFIGLKGTVTSLLAGAGIIGLAIGFAFQDMTENLIAGIAMGIRKPFQIGDIIEADKVFGTVKTINLRNTLVETFFGQLEIIPNKILFRNILTNYTKSGTRRIEIPVGISYADDPEVAADVIVEALSDCDFIIKKEETAVYAESFGDSSVNLLVWFWIDYPGETGFMQARHTALATIKTALAHADILIPFPIRTLDFGAKGGEKLNTMWQKKANIAGEKEGESENEVSPDSDTASDEGSIEK, from the coding sequence ATGGAACTGATCGAATTAGAAAAATTTTGGCAACTCATTAACGAAAAGCTGCAACTTTGGTTAGAAACAGGTGTTAAACATGTGCCTAACATTATAGTGGCTGTTTTGATCGCGATTATATTCGCCATCATCGCTAGAATTGTTGGCAAGGTAACTCGAAATGTTTTACGAAAAGCCTTAGATTCTAGACAAATAGCCGATTTATTATCGTCAATAATCAAAGTATGCGTATTACTGACAGGTATGTTTGTCGCATTAGATTTTATTGGCTTAAAGGGCACGGTAACCTCACTACTGGCTGGTGCGGGTATTATCGGCTTAGCCATTGGCTTTGCCTTTCAAGATATGACCGAAAACCTCATTGCTGGTATTGCCATGGGCATCAGAAAACCTTTTCAAATTGGTGACATTATTGAAGCGGATAAAGTATTTGGTACGGTAAAAACGATTAATTTACGCAATACCCTAGTTGAAACTTTTTTTGGCCAACTGGAAATAATTCCCAATAAAATTCTGTTTAGAAATATCCTGACAAACTACACAAAGAGTGGTACTAGGCGCATCGAAATACCGGTCGGCATTTCTTATGCAGATGATCCAGAAGTGGCAGCCGACGTTATTGTTGAAGCATTAAGTGACTGTGACTTTATTATCAAAAAAGAAGAAACCGCCGTCTATGCCGAAAGTTTTGGTGACAGTAGCGTTAACTTATTGGTTTGGTTCTGGATAGACTACCCCGGCGAAACCGGATTTATGCAAGCGAGACATACCGCGCTAGCAACAATAAAAACCGCCTTAGCACATGCTGATATATTAATACCGTTCCCAATAAGAACACTCGATTTTGGCGCCAAAGGTGGTGAGAAGCTCAATACCATGTGGCAGAAAAAAGCTAATATCGCAGGAGAAAAGGAGGGGGAAAGTGAAAATGAAGTAAGTCCTGACTCAGATACTGCTAGTGATGAAGGCAGTATAGAAAAATAA
- a CDS encoding ABC transporter permease, with the protein MQGRGNILHLGFKELRSLWRDKVLLLFVFFAFTGLIYVVSSATSIELNNAPIAVVDEDQSHLSNRIISAFFAPYFKTPDIIALSEVDPALDSGRYTFVLNIPPNFERDVVAGNQPTLQVNIDATRMSQAFIGDNYIQAIISAEINEFVQGYRSTYTLPIQQTSHIMFNPNMTSVWFGSVMELMNVITMISIILTGAAVIREREHGTLEHLLVMPLTPFEIVIAKIWANGLVILLLAAFSLFVVIEGFLQVPIHGSAALFLLGAAIHLFATTSLGILLGTQARTMPQLGLLMILILLPLQMLSGGVTPRESMPDIVQNIMLFAPTTHFVKFAQAILYRGAGWDVVWPYFLALLAIGTVFFLFALSRFRKSVASN; encoded by the coding sequence ATGCAAGGTCGCGGAAATATTCTTCATTTAGGTTTCAAAGAATTGCGCAGTTTATGGCGCGATAAAGTGCTGCTACTGTTCGTTTTTTTTGCCTTTACCGGTTTAATTTATGTGGTGTCTTCCGCAACGTCGATAGAGCTAAATAACGCCCCTATCGCGGTTGTTGATGAAGACCAGTCACACTTGTCGAATCGTATCATCAGTGCCTTTTTTGCGCCGTATTTTAAGACCCCTGATATTATTGCCTTAAGTGAAGTTGACCCAGCACTAGATAGTGGCCGTTATACCTTTGTGTTAAACATTCCGCCCAACTTCGAACGTGACGTTGTGGCAGGTAATCAACCGACCCTACAAGTGAATATTGACGCGACACGCATGTCACAAGCGTTTATTGGTGACAACTATATTCAGGCGATTATCAGCGCAGAAATTAACGAATTTGTGCAGGGCTATCGATCTACCTACACGTTGCCTATTCAGCAAACGTCACACATTATGTTTAATCCGAACATGACCAGCGTTTGGTTTGGTAGTGTGATGGAGCTGATGAATGTGATCACCATGATCTCAATTATTCTGACCGGAGCTGCGGTTATCCGTGAACGTGAACATGGCACATTAGAGCACTTACTGGTGATGCCATTAACACCGTTTGAAATCGTTATCGCCAAAATCTGGGCTAATGGTTTAGTAATATTACTGCTGGCCGCTTTTTCATTATTTGTGGTGATTGAAGGCTTCTTGCAAGTACCTATTCATGGCTCAGCTGCGCTGTTTTTATTAGGCGCAGCGATACACTTATTTGCCACCACGTCTTTGGGTATTTTATTGGGTACCCAGGCACGTACTATGCCGCAACTAGGCTTATTAATGATTTTAATATTGCTGCCCTTACAAATGCTTTCTGGTGGTGTTACCCCTCGCGAAAGTATGCCCGACATTGTGCAAAACATTATGCTATTCGCCCCAACAACCCACTTTGTAAAATTTGCTCAAGCTATTCTTTATCGTGGCGCCGGCTGGGATGTTGTCTGGCCGTATTTCTTGGCTTTATTAGCCATAGGTACAGTGTTTTTCCTCTTTGCTTTGTCGCGTTTTCGTAAATCGGTGGCCTCAAATTAG
- a CDS encoding ABC transporter permease: MDEAARCDRISLMHAGKILASDTPAALCEKRGVETLEDAFIAYLEEAVAESSSSTSSSVSAEALVSDDEQDTQLISTTAHKKTANSAFSLLRLFGYAYRETLELWRDPIRLTFALLGSIILMFILGYGITFDVEDLSFAVMDQDRTPESRDYIQNMAGSRYFIQKDDIKSPAELDRRMRSGEISVAVEIPPNFGQQLKRNRKPEIVVWIDGAMPFRAETIKGYVTGTYYAYLTDLSLRTYGVVPNLVPADIASRYRYNQDFKSIEAMVPAVIPLLLVFIPAILMALGVVREKELGSITNLYVTPVTRLEFVIGKQLPYILVSMISFFGLVGLAVTVFGVPLKGSLWALSVAALLYVTTTTGVGLLISAFTKTQISALAATTVVVLMIAVNFCGLIDPVSSLEGFGAIIGKLFPTTYFLEACRGVFNKALNFSDLSPQLLPLLAFIPVLTLASVFLLPKQDK; encoded by the coding sequence ATGGACGAAGCCGCACGCTGTGATCGTATTTCATTAATGCACGCAGGGAAAATACTCGCGAGCGATACGCCCGCCGCACTGTGTGAAAAACGTGGTGTTGAGACCTTAGAAGACGCTTTTATAGCTTATTTAGAAGAAGCGGTAGCTGAATCGTCCTCATCAACTTCAAGCTCAGTGTCAGCCGAAGCGCTAGTGTCGGATGATGAACAAGATACGCAACTTATCAGCACAACGGCGCATAAAAAAACCGCCAATAGCGCTTTTAGTTTGCTGCGATTATTTGGTTATGCTTATCGTGAAACTTTGGAATTATGGCGCGATCCTATTCGGCTAACGTTCGCCTTGCTCGGCTCAATTATCCTGATGTTCATTTTAGGTTATGGTATTACTTTCGATGTTGAAGACTTAAGTTTTGCGGTGATGGATCAAGACCGAACCCCTGAGAGCCGTGACTATATTCAAAATATGGCCGGCTCGCGTTACTTCATTCAAAAAGACGATATTAAAAGCCCTGCTGAACTCGACCGCCGTATGCGCAGTGGCGAAATAAGTGTTGCGGTTGAAATACCACCAAACTTTGGTCAGCAATTAAAACGTAACAGAAAACCAGAAATAGTGGTTTGGATTGATGGGGCAATGCCATTTCGGGCCGAAACCATCAAAGGTTATGTCACAGGCACCTATTACGCTTATCTAACAGATTTATCCCTCCGTACTTATGGCGTAGTGCCAAACTTAGTACCTGCCGATATCGCATCGCGTTATCGCTATAACCAAGACTTTAAAAGTATCGAGGCTATGGTGCCGGCGGTGATCCCGTTATTGTTGGTTTTTATACCGGCGATATTAATGGCGCTCGGTGTCGTTCGTGAAAAAGAATTAGGTTCAATTACTAATTTGTACGTCACGCCCGTTACCCGACTAGAGTTTGTTATCGGTAAACAGCTGCCTTATATTTTGGTCAGTATGATCAGCTTTTTCGGTTTGGTCGGCCTAGCAGTAACCGTGTTTGGTGTGCCGCTTAAAGGTAGTTTATGGGCCTTGAGTGTTGCAGCATTATTATATGTAACCACTACTACCGGTGTAGGACTGTTAATTTCTGCTTTCACAAAAACCCAAATATCAGCCTTGGCTGCAACGACTGTTGTCGTTTTGATGATAGCGGTTAATTTCTGTGGCCTCATTGATCCTGTCTCTTCCTTAGAAGGTTTTGGCGCGATTATTGGTAAATTGTTTCCAACCACATATTTTCTTGAAGCTTGTCGCGGTGTTTTCAACAAAGCACTCAACTTCTCTGATTTATCACCACAGCTATTGCCCCTGTTAGCTTTTATCCCTGTGCTGACATTAGCCAGTGTTTTTTTACTTCCAAAGCAGGATAAATAG